A genomic stretch from Thermodesulfobacteriota bacterium includes:
- the murC gene encoding UDP-N-acetylmuramate--L-alanine ligase produces the protein MYGRIERLHFVGIGGIGMSGIAEVLVNMGYTITGSDMKESATVKRLREVGATVTIGHSPENVEGAGVVVVSSAVNERNPEVVEARRAGIPVIPRAQMLAELMRLRYGIAVAGSHGKTTTTSMISAVLSHGGLDPTIVVGGKVKTMGTNARLGKGSFMVVEADESDGSFLLLSPVISVLTNIDEEHLDHYKTFAGLEKAFTDFVNKVPFYGLSVLCTDCPNVRRIAESFEKRAVTYGFNGDASLRAENVRISGFRTEFDVILDGSPLGSITLNVPGMHNAQNALAAVAVGMELGMTFGQVKEGLAEFSGIDRRLQIKGQGKDVLVLDDYAHHPNEIRATLSAVKDSGLGRIVAIFQPHRYSRTRLLFDDFTRALLDTDMLYLLDIYPAGEEPIEGVSSKALYKSLKESGHKNVFYSNGSGEDIVTTVMKAVKPGDVVITLGAGNVWMVSERIAEEIG, from the coding sequence GTGTACGGAAGAATCGAGCGGTTACATTTCGTGGGCATCGGCGGCATAGGCATGAGCGGAATAGCCGAAGTCCTCGTAAACATGGGATATACGATAACGGGCTCCGACATGAAGGAGTCCGCCACCGTGAAAAGATTAAGGGAGGTCGGGGCGACGGTGACCATAGGCCACAGCCCTGAAAACGTGGAAGGGGCGGGCGTAGTCGTCGTGTCCTCGGCCGTGAACGAACGAAACCCCGAGGTCGTCGAAGCGAGGCGCGCGGGCATACCCGTCATCCCGAGGGCGCAGATGCTGGCGGAGCTCATGAGGCTCAGGTACGGCATTGCGGTCGCCGGGAGCCACGGAAAGACGACAACGACGTCGATGATTTCGGCCGTCCTTTCCCACGGAGGACTCGACCCGACGATAGTGGTCGGCGGAAAGGTGAAGACGATGGGCACGAACGCCCGCCTGGGAAAGGGGAGCTTTATGGTCGTCGAGGCCGACGAGAGCGACGGCTCGTTCCTCCTCCTCTCGCCGGTTATCTCCGTCCTGACGAATATAGACGAGGAGCACCTCGACCATTACAAAACGTTCGCCGGGCTCGAAAAGGCGTTTACGGACTTCGTGAACAAGGTGCCGTTCTACGGGCTTTCGGTCCTGTGTACGGACTGCCCGAACGTAAGGCGCATAGCGGAGTCCTTCGAAAAAAGGGCGGTCACGTACGGGTTTAACGGGGACGCCTCTCTCCGCGCCGAGAACGTCAGGATAAGCGGGTTCAGGACTGAATTCGACGTCATTCTCGACGGCTCGCCGCTCGGAAGCATAACACTCAACGTCCCCGGGATGCACAACGCACAGAACGCCCTCGCGGCGGTGGCGGTCGGGATGGAGCTCGGGATGACGTTCGGGCAGGTGAAGGAAGGCCTCGCAGAGTTCAGCGGCATAGACAGGCGGCTTCAGATAAAGGGACAGGGAAAGGACGTCCTCGTCCTCGACGATTACGCCCACCATCCTAACGAGATAAGGGCCACTCTGAGCGCCGTCAAGGATTCGGGGCTCGGGAGGATAGTCGCCATATTCCAGCCGCACAGATATTCGAGGACGCGCCTTCTCTTCGACGATTTCACGCGCGCACTTTTAGACACGGACATGCTCTATTTGCTGGATATTTACCCTGCCGGGGAAGAGCCCATAGAGGGCGTGTCGTCGAAAGCGCTCTACAAATCGTTAAAGGAATCCGGGCATAAGAATGTCTTTTATTCGAACGGCAGCGGAGAGGATATAGTTACCACGGTGATGAAGGCCGTAAAACCGGGGGACGTCGTAATAACGCTGGGGGCCGGTAACGTATGGATGGTCTCGGAAAGGATAGCAGAGGAAATCGGATGA
- the murG gene encoding undecaprenyldiphospho-muramoylpentapeptide beta-N-acetylglucosaminyltransferase, with translation MKVIIAGGGTGGHIFPAISVAEEVLGRDGPNEVLFVGTKTGLENEILSKRGYRIEHITARGMKGSGMARSVKAVFAAITGVSESMSILKSFKPDVVLGVGGYVSGPMVLAASLRGVPTAICEQNAYPGIANRILGKFVKKVFTTFDDAAAFFPRGKVVVTGNPVRRDILSGNPGANKPEGLTILVFGGSQGARRLNVSVPEALSMLGRSDLSVIHQAGAKDVEIVKKAYEDYGITARVLPFIDDMAGSYAEADFVVARSGAGTVAEITALGKPSLLIPYPYATNDHQTANARALERAGAAIVMQDSEAEPGNLAGALTNVLQKDKLDRMSRAALALGKPGAASDIVDRIYMLAGVN, from the coding sequence ATGAAGGTTATAATCGCCGGCGGCGGCACGGGCGGGCATATATTCCCCGCGATCTCCGTCGCCGAGGAGGTACTGGGGAGGGACGGCCCCAACGAAGTGCTGTTCGTCGGCACGAAGACCGGGCTCGAAAACGAGATTCTCTCGAAAAGGGGTTACAGGATAGAGCACATAACCGCGAGGGGGATGAAGGGGAGCGGAATGGCAAGGAGCGTGAAGGCCGTTTTCGCGGCGATAACCGGCGTATCCGAGTCGATGTCGATCCTTAAGTCTTTTAAGCCCGACGTCGTTTTGGGTGTGGGCGGTTACGTTTCGGGGCCGATGGTGCTCGCGGCGTCTTTACGCGGCGTGCCGACTGCGATATGCGAGCAGAACGCCTATCCCGGAATCGCGAACCGTATTCTAGGAAAGTTCGTGAAAAAGGTATTCACCACGTTCGACGACGCTGCTGCGTTCTTCCCCCGCGGGAAGGTCGTAGTGACCGGCAACCCCGTAAGGAGGGACATACTCTCGGGAAATCCCGGCGCTAACAAGCCGGAAGGGCTTACTATACTCGTTTTCGGCGGAAGCCAGGGCGCACGGAGGCTGAACGTTTCCGTCCCCGAGGCGCTTTCGATGCTCGGGAGGAGCGATTTGTCCGTCATTCACCAGGCCGGCGCGAAGGACGTCGAGATCGTGAAAAAGGCGTATGAAGATTACGGCATTACCGCGCGCGTCCTGCCGTTCATAGACGACATGGCTGGGAGCTACGCCGAGGCCGATTTCGTCGTGGCGCGCTCGGGCGCGGGCACGGTCGCCGAGATCACGGCGCTCGGGAAACCGTCGCTCCTGATACCCTACCCCTACGCCACCAACGATCACCAGACGGCCAATGCACGGGCGCTCGAAAGGGCGGGCGCCGCTATCGTTATGCAGGACAGCGAGGCAGAGCCCGGGAATCTCGCGGGGGCATTGACCAACGTCCTTCAGAAAGACAAACTAGATAGAATGTCCCGGGCGGCTCTTGCGCTCGGGAAGCCGGGCGCGGCTTCGGATATAGTCGACCGGATATATATGCTGGCAGGAGTGAATTAG
- the ftsW gene encoding putative lipid II flippase FtsW produces the protein MLGIFNSAKGGSYDVGVILSAAFLTAVGVLMVYSTSSVYSLEMYGNANYFLIRHSVYLAIGILSMLVLMRIDYRLLRKLVYPAYLFGLFMLIIVLIPGIGKEVGGARRWIDIGFFTFQPSEVAKYILVFYLAHSLTKKRDKLDNFIVGFASHVLIAGVYVLLVLLEPDFGSATIMLTVLFGMLFIGDVKMKYLVPVGVISAIFLVIAIITKGYRMNRVTSFMDPWQDPLGSGYQAIQSFIAFAMGGVYGTGLGDSSQKLFFLPQAHTDFIFSIIGEELGFIGIALVIAGFAVLFIRSLRVSLRAPDLFGCYLVFGCVLLIAIQAGINMAVAVGLFPTKGLTLPFISYGGSSLIVCLSAIGIILNVSRSGAR, from the coding sequence TTGTTAGGAATATTTAATTCGGCGAAGGGTGGCAGTTACGATGTCGGCGTTATTCTCTCGGCCGCTTTCCTTACGGCCGTGGGCGTCCTCATGGTTTACAGCACGAGCTCGGTCTATTCGCTCGAGATGTACGGGAACGCGAATTATTTCCTTATACGTCATTCCGTATATCTCGCGATCGGCATTCTCTCGATGCTCGTCCTTATGCGTATCGATTACAGGCTCCTTAGAAAGCTTGTTTACCCGGCCTATCTATTCGGGCTCTTCATGCTGATAATCGTCCTCATCCCCGGGATAGGCAAGGAAGTCGGCGGCGCGCGTAGGTGGATAGACATAGGGTTCTTCACGTTCCAGCCGTCCGAGGTAGCGAAGTACATTCTGGTCTTTTATCTGGCTCATTCGCTCACGAAGAAAAGGGACAAGCTCGATAACTTCATCGTCGGCTTCGCGTCGCACGTCCTCATCGCCGGCGTATACGTTCTGCTGGTGCTCCTGGAGCCCGATTTCGGGAGCGCGACGATAATGCTGACAGTACTCTTCGGCATGCTTTTCATCGGCGACGTGAAGATGAAGTACCTCGTTCCGGTGGGCGTCATATCGGCTATATTCCTAGTCATCGCGATCATAACGAAGGGATACAGGATGAACAGGGTTACGTCGTTCATGGACCCGTGGCAGGACCCGCTCGGCTCGGGCTACCAGGCCATACAGTCCTTCATAGCCTTCGCCATGGGCGGGGTGTACGGAACGGGGCTCGGCGACAGCTCGCAGAAGCTCTTCTTCCTGCCGCAGGCGCATACGGACTTCATATTCTCTATAATAGGCGAGGAGCTGGGCTTCATCGGCATAGCGCTCGTTATAGCGGGCTTCGCGGTCCTCTTCATAAGGAGCCTCCGGGTTTCGCTCCGCGCCCCGGACCTCTTCGGGTGCTATCTCGTTTTCGGCTGCGTTCTCCTCATAGCGATTCAGGCGGGTATCAACATGGCCGTCGCCGTAGGGCTCTTCCCGACCAAGGGTCTCACGCTGCCTTTCATCAGCTACGGCGGCTCGTCGCTCATCGTGTGCCTCTCGGCAATAGGAATAATATTGAACGTCTCGCGCTCGGGTGCGAGATGA